A window from Dysidea avara chromosome 2, odDysAvar1.4, whole genome shotgun sequence encodes these proteins:
- the LOC136247103 gene encoding protein NLRC5-like → MLDEWLNIDACARWGTIIKALDSPKVVAVKKSFSNPNTILQYSEVDMLEAVLEVANRLQKNSKSSRYSKTEDEWPPYRPKHFTSIALIHYKKGHSTKKEITFVASIQHTGQLSQTEPPCSHIIQTSSEFSEVFSKIEGTSEFPNTVLIEGAPGIGKTTLCKEIIFQWSGQKLLENKKLVVLIFLRDPIAQSIISLKDFIRYYCIYTEIGNSILEEYIKSTAGKDIAIVLDGYDELPENIRKNPEHSELFFIKLIHQRKYTHMSQCTVVITSRLNVSGELHGIVDRRVEILGFTENNRKEYIQQALKDNKENVEKMLSYLDRNPSINAYCYIPLNMTILLCLFAEGEENSELPATQTEINRMFICITISRFIRKTQKVKMECGISNFKDMPKEFKHIFIGLCRLAYKTLRDDKIVFSKREIQNYCKHLARTENCHGLGLLKAVEFYSTRENVKSMSFNFLHLSLQETLAAYHIYLSSINKQARLLENKFMDSRYFNTWIMYVGFTKGQSFPFAFEHFLSGNSLKVITFVSSLFKQDAKISEKFITDKVICLHLFQCFSEAENDDMCQFVGQLLQDGEIDLSDQTLNTVNIHTIGLFLDRSSIKHWKLLKLSNCNLSTLEIERLFILCRKVCIDQLDLSYNNLTQMPTDILANVFLTWNVKKVIMYSNVFETSYRYNIINNCVRQFSKLKLVPLPFQTEIFALDQPILVVCKCSYQEIIATLSKNNYSSIHLFSCQLGSALYEITQLNLMSESSKNIYLYNCEISCSHVLEIVRKMEISSVHFMEESNISSKELGYVVEQLAELAITLGKEMLPLHIYNMAETSFLAAKELMQDGTPGTFVFRHCTDQDIHEIASYYNSQNNISRFILKHCTGYHGESISSNVVTNNLSNLFSNNILLRHLSLCNCKLQNDTVHELLDTTMKLTNLQHIILSGNSISNKTAELLATSIINAKFLEHLELEGCNLHQIGLELVSKAINSSNLLTLNLNYNCITDQVANNLADVIASKSCLENLCMSKCSLQYGAKAIVSALAKITSLKILDLSYNKITNSSFDLIAVTKTNIHLEHLNMSYCELKQDSMIEVLKAHCTDLKLIDFSGNDINDSAAVCLPNFVNSAPLLQTLALAKCHLEETDLIDTLRAVKHSLNYLDISFNTITVKAAKSVADLIHNNVDLEYFDLSNCNIQEEGLILILKEVRTACYLKYIDVQSNSLNNALASELAVFISSSHTLSHLSLSNCALQEDGFLRIADSLVKTKTLTHLDISSNFISNNVGAKLALTVVFSKKSQLKHLDVSECQWQENGLTKFLTSAMIVCSLRHINYSSCKLDDEQAKYLANSIISNGTLEHLILANCALTPVGLISIFDALTKLHKLKHIDLSHNQFTNAAVTILADVISSNHIEHLDLLHCLQGANSLAILTAIANSATLQYLDLSHNDIGDNEVNYVTSAITANNNLHSINLTNNCFDPQSIHIILFALAKMDLIHYLNLSSYSIVDKLVTDLEAVCISNNRLENIVVCEYTNLKYNDYLQQCVSRLILSKLCINHHTVCDSEVWILESVITNSSSICHLDLSETTISDSRKRMIMGAIKKYSMLMHLNLYGFKFSGGVINILVSLLAQNTKLKYLNIARCGLNIMFLVALADVLCTHKELLHIDLSYNHLSTTTGTDISFVLPETAVLQHLNISACRLKEVVFLNVIKTLTWLDLSYNPISDQGAGDVAKLITNNVNLQHLNLFKCAFESRGVLMIIKALKNLIKLQYLNLGSNHLSDELECIAVEMAAVITNNKVIQDLYLPHCQFCKRDMMMLFKAMTFITCLQHVDIGCNEISNTCIRDVFTKNLSLQEIRMDKLVMSQTELNEVSGILAKFRVQHFSLCQCFISDKQLSQLCEIFNSSDVTHFSITDCVFSDEHMGGSKLFESLRDTWNLKHLDLKGITLTDDSIEHVIATNENIEYFSLIDCTMSDSKRQMRLLPK, encoded by the exons ATGCTAGATGAATGGTTGAATATAGATGCATGTGCTCGTTGGGGTACCATAATAAAAGCATTAGATTCTCCCAAAGTAGTAGCTGTTAAAAAGAGCTTTTCAAATCCAAATACCATTCTGCAGTATAGTGAAGTTGATATGTTGGAGGCAGTCTTAGAGGTGGCTAACCGCTTGCAAAAAAATTCTAAAAGCAGCAGATATAGTAAAACAGAAGATGAATGGCCCCCATACCGGCCtaaacattttactagcattgcATTAATCCACTACAAAAAAGGCCACAGTACCAAGAAAGAAATTACGTTTGTTGCAAGCATTCAGCATACAGGTCAACTCAGTCAAACAGAGCCACCTTGTTCCCATATAATTCAAACTAGCAGTGAGTTTTCAGAAGTATTTTCTAAAATAGAAGGAACCAGTGAATTCCCTAATACTGTTCTAATTGAAGGAGCACCTGGGATTGGGAAAACTACGCTTTGCAAAGAAATCATATTTCAGTGGTCTGGTCAAAAGCTTTTGGAAAACAAAAAACTTGTGGTATTGATTTTCTTACGTGATCCTATAGCTCAAAGTATTATATCTCTGAAAGATTTTATTAGGTATTATTGCATCTACACAGAAATAGGCAACTCAATACTTGAGGAATACATCAAAAGCACTGCTGGCAAAGATATTGCCATAGTACTTGATGGTTATGATGAGCTTCCTGAGAATATCCGAAAAAATCCTGAGCACTCTGAACTATTTTTTATTAAATTGATTCATCAAAGAAAATACACACATATGTCGCAGTGTACTGTGGTAATCACATCACGTCTTAATGTATCTGGTGAATTGCATGGAATCGTTGATCGTAGGGTAGAGATATTAGGATTCACGGAAAATAACAGGAAAGAATATATTCAGCAAGCCCTAAAAGACAACAaggaaaatgtagaaaaaatgTTGTCATATCTGGATAGAAATCCTAGTATTAATGCATATTGCTACATTCCACTAAACATGACAATATTATTGTGCCTGTTTGCCGAAGGAGAAGAAAATTCTGAACTACCTGCTACACAAACAGAAATTAACAGAATGTTTATTTGCATTACAATATCTCGGTTTATCAGAAAGACACAAAAAGTGAAAATGGAGTGTGGGATTAGCAACTTTAAAGATATGCCTAAAGAATTTAAACATATATTCATTGGCTTGTGCCGACTAGCTTATAAAACTTTGCGAGACGACAAAATTGTTTTTAGTAAACGTGAAATTCAAAACTACTGCAAGCATTTAGCGCGTACAGAAAACTGTCATGGTTTAGGCTTACTTAAAGCTGTGGAATTTTATAGTACTAGAGAAAATGTTAAAAGTATGTCATTTAATTTTTTACATTTGTCTCTTCAAGAAACTTTAGCAGCTTATCATATATATTTGTCAAGTATAAATAAACAAGCAAGGCTACTGGAAAATAAATTTATGGATAGCAGATATTTTAACACTTGGATTATGTATGTTGGATTCACCAAGGGTCAGTCATTTCCATTTGCATTTGAACACTTTTTATCCGGTAATTCCCTCAAGGTAATTACATTTGTCTCTTCATTGTTTAAACAGGATGCTAAAATATCAGAGAAATTTATCACAGATAAAGTTATATGCCTCCATTTGTTTCAGTGTTTTTCTGAGGCAGAAAATGATGACATGTGTCAATTTGTTGGTCAGCTTTTACAGGATGGAGAAATTGACCTCAGTGATCAAACATTAAATACAGTAAACATTCACACAATTGGTTTGTTTTTGGATAGATCTTCTATAAAACATTGGAAGTTACTGAAATTATCCAATTGCAATTTAAGTACACTAGAAATAGAACGTCTATTCATATTGTGTAGAAAAGTATGTATTGATCAGTTAGATTTGTCTTACAATAACTTAACACAAATGCCAACTGATATCCTGGCTAATGTGTTTTTAACTTGGAATGTGAAGAAGGTCATAATGTATTCTAATGTTTTTGAAACAAGTTACAGGTACAATATTATTAATAATTGTGTAAGGCAATTTTCTAAGCTTAAATTGGTACCATTACCATTTCAAACTGAAATTTTTGCTTTAGATCAACCTATTCTTGTAGTTTGTAAGTGTAGCTACCAAGAGATCATTGCAACATTgtcaaaaaataattattcaagcATTCATTTGTTTTCCTGTCAATTGGGTAGCGCACTTTATGAAATTACTCAATTGAATCTTATGAGTGAGAGTAGTAAAAACATTTACTTATACAATTGTGAAATATCCTGTAGCCATGTCCTTGAAATTGTTAGGAAAATGGAAATTTCCTCGGTTCATTTTATGGAGGAGAGCAACATATCATCTAAGGAGCTTGGATATGTAGTTGAGCAGTTAGCAGAACTTGCCATAACCCTTGGCAAAGAGATGTTACCATTGCATATTTACAATATGGCTGAAACATCTTTCTTGGCAGCAAAAGAACTGATGCAGGATGGTACACCTGGTACTTTTGTGTTTAGACATTGTACTGATCAGGATATTCATGAAATTGCCTCATACTATAATTCTCAGAACAATATCAGTCGCTTTATTCTAAAGCATTGTACAGGCTATCATGGAGAAAGCATTTCATCAAATGTAGTAACAAACAATTTATCTAATTTATTCAGTAATAACATATTGTTGAGGCATTTGAGTTTGTGTAATTGCAAATTGCAGAATGACACTGTTCATGAATTACTGGACACCACAATGAAGCTTACAAATTTACAGCACATTATTTTAAGTGGCAACAGCATTTCTAATAAAACTGCAGAACTTTTAGCAACAAGCATCATTAATGCAAAATTTCTAGAGCATCTTGAATTGGAAGGATGTAATTTGCATCAAATAGGCCTTGAATTAGTTAGTAAGGCAATCAATAGTAGTAATTTGCTAACACTAAATTTAAATTACAATTGTATTACGGATCAGGTTGCAAACAACTTGGCAGATGTTATTGCAAGCAAATCTTGTTTGGAGAATCTTTGCATGAGTAAATGTTCACTACAATATGGAGCTAAAGCAATTGTTTCAGCTTTAGCAAAAATCACATCTTTAAAGATACTGGATTTGAGCTATAACAAAATAACTAATTCAAGTTTTGATTTAATAGCTGTTACCAAAACTAACATTCATCTTGAGCATTTAAATATGTCTTATTGTGAATTGAAACAAGATTCTATGATAGAAGTGCTTAAGGCACACTGTACAGATTTAAAATTGATTGATTTTAGTGGTAATGACATAAATGATTCGGCAGCTGTTTGCTTGCCAAATTTTGTTAACAGCGCTCCACTGTTACAAACCCTTGCTCTAGCAAAATGCCATTTGGAAGAGACTGATTTAATAGACACTTTGAGGGCTGTAAAGCATTCATTAAATTACCTGGATATTAGTTTCAATACAATTACTGTCAAAGCAGCTAAATCAGTAGCAGATTTAATTCACAATAATGTTGATTTGGAATACTTTGACCTGTCTAATTGCAATATACAGGAAGAAGgattaattttaattttgaaaGAAGTTAGAACAGCTTGTTATTTGAAATACATTGATGTCCAGTCTAATTCACTAAATAATGCATTAGCTAGTGAATTAGCAGTGTTTATCTCAAGTAGTCACACATTGAGCCATCTTTCCCTTTCAAACTGTGCTTTACAAGAGGATGGATTTCTTAGAATAGCTGATAGCCTTGTCAAGACAAAGACATTAACTCATTTAGACATCAGTTCAAATTTTATTTCAAATAATGTGGGAGCTAAACTAGCCCTAACTGTTGTGTTTAGTAAAAAGTCTCAACTGAAGCACCTTGATGTATCAGAGTGTCAGTGGCAGGAAAATGGTCTTACAAAATTTTTGACGTCTGCAATGATTGTCTGTAGTTTAAGACACATAAACTACAGTAGTTGTAAACTGGACGATGAACAGGCTAAGTATTTGGCAAACTCTATAATCAGTAATGGAACTTTAGAACATTTGATACTAGCCAACTGTGCATTAACACCTGTAGGACTAATAAGCATTTTTGATGCATTGACAAAGCTTCATAAACTGAAGCATATTGATTTAAGCCATAATCAATTTACAAATGCAGCTGTCACGATTCTAGCAGATGTTATATCCAGTAATCATATAGAACACTTGGACTTGTTGCATTGTTTACAGGGAGCAAACAGTTTAGCTATACTTACTGCTATTGCTAACAGTGCTACACTTCAGTACCTTGACCTCAGCCATAATGACATTGGTGATAATGAAGTAAATTATGTAACATCTGCTATTACTGCCAATAATAATTTGCATAGTATTAATCTTACAAATAATTGCTTTGACCCACAAAGCATTCACATCATACTCTTTGCTTTGGCGAAGATGGATTTAATTCATTACTTAAATTTAAGTTCATACAGCATTGTGGACAAGTTAGTCACTGATCTTGAAGCAGTGTGCATTAGTAATAATAGATTGGAAAATATAGTGGTTTGTGAATACACAAATCTGAAATATAATGATTATTTACAGCAGTGTGTCTCCAGACTTATACTAAGCAAATTGTGCATTAATCATCACACTGTTTGTGATAGTGAAGTGTGGATATTGGAATCTGTCATTACCAACAGCAGTTCAATATGTCATCTTGATTTAAGTGAGACTACAATATCAGATTCAAGGAAACGCATGATTATGGGAGCAATAAAGAAGTATTCTATGTTAATGCATCTTAACCTGTATGGTTTCAAATTCAGTGGAGGAGTGATAAATATACTTGTATCTTTGTTAGCACAGAATACCAAATTGAAATACCTTAACATTGCTAGATGTGGGTTGAATATAATGTTTTTAGTAGCACTTGCTGATGTTTTGTGTACACACAAGGAACTTTTGCATATTGACTTAAGTTATAACCATTTGTCAACTACTACAGGAACTGATATAAGCTTTGTGCTACCAGAAACTGCAGTGTTACAACACTTAAATATATCTGCTTGTAGATTAAAGGAAGTGGTATTCTTGAATGTTATTAAAACATTAACTTGGCTGGATCTGAGCTATAATCCAATTTCAGATCAAGGTGCTGGTGATGTGGCCAAATTGATCACAAATAATGTTAATCTCCAGCATCTTAATCTTTTTAAGTGTGCTTTTGAATCACGAGGAGTTTTAATGATAATCAAGGCATTAAAAAATCTGATTAAACTGCAATACTTGAATTTAGGATCAAACCACTTGTCAGATGAATTAGAATGTATAGCTGTAGAGATGGCTGCTGTCATCACCAATAATAAAGTCATTCAAGATTTATACTTACCACATTGTCAGTTTTGTAAAAGGGATATGATGATGCTTTTTAAAGCAATGACCTTCATTACTTGTTTGCAACATGTAGACATAGGCTGTAATGAAATATCAAACACATGTATTAGAGATGTATTTACAAAGAACTTAAGTTTGCAAGAGATTAGAATGGATAAATTGGTCATGTCACAAACTGAACTTAATGAAGTATCAGGTATTCTTGCTAAGTTTAGAGTGCAGCATTTCAGCTTATGTCAGTGTTTTATTTCTGATAAACAATTAAGCCAGCTGTGTGAGATTTTTAATAGTAGTGATGTCACTCATTTTAGTATTACTGACTGTGTGTTTTCTGATGAACATATGGGTGGTTCTAAACTATTCGAATCCCTCAGGGATACTTGGAATTTAAAACATTTGGACCTAAAAGGTATTACTTTGACTGATGACAGCATTGAGCATGTGATTGCTACAAATGAAAATATTGAATATTTCAGTCTCATTGATTGTACAATGTCTGATAGTAAA AGACAAATGCGTCTGCTACCAAAATGA
- the LOC136247112 gene encoding uncharacterized protein produces MAAHMAVSETLSTFDATSAIHVYHYYKDVWTAVIGEQRNCERKFGNRHDSFAVAIMEDGQVVGHVPHTISCMCTLFIRHGGSILATVIGARRRCTCRGVDNGGVELPCVYRFAGPSSFTRKTQRALADEDDISHISDVTEMQATESCDESRDIDAPSSSMMARNDVPVVKVEPTIDGDGESGKHDSGGACRSDIWVKVHDISLTFEDKHILEQGEKLTDKHINCAQRILKLKFPSINGLRLTLLQGQAHKQSTTNAVQIFHVNDDHWVCGTTVGTTCKEVLIYDSWYTKWDQATLGIIRKQFRCNTQKYQSG; encoded by the exons ATGGCAGCCCACATGGCAGTGAGTGAAACGCTCTCGACTTTTGATGCGACCAGTGCTATTCATGTATATCACTATTATAAAGATGTGTGGACTGCTGTCATTGGTGAACAGCGCAATTGTGAACGCAAGTTTGGCAACCGTCATGATTCATTTGCAGTTGCTATAATGGAGGACGGCCAGGTCGTTGGACATGTCCCGCACACGATTTCGTGCATGTGTACACTTTTTATTAGACATGGTGGTAGTATTTTAGCTACCGTAATTGGGGCACGAAGGCGTTGCACGTGTCGAGGTGTGGATAACGGTGGAGTCGAGTTGCCATGTGTCTACAGATTTGCTGGACCAAGCAGCTTTACAAGAAAGACACAGAGAGCTTTAGCGGATGAAGATGACATTTCGCACATAAGTgatgtcactgaaatgcaaG CTACAGAAAGTTGTGATGAAAGCAGAGATATTGATGCTCCCAGTTCTTCAATGATGGCAAGAAATGATGTGCCGGTGGTCAAAGTGGAACCTACTATTGATGGTGATGGAGAAAGTGGTAAACATGATAGTGGTGGTGCTTGTCGCTCAGATATATGGGTTAAAGTTCATGATATTTCATTAACATTTGAGGATAAACACATTTTGGAGCAAGGAGAAAAACTTACCGATAAGCATATTAATTGTGCTCAGCGAATTCTGAAATTGAAATTTCCCAGTATTAATGGCCTTCGATTAACACTGCTTCAAGGCCAAGCCCATAAGCAGAGCACAACCAATGCAGTTCAAATATTTCATGTAAATGATGATCATTGGGTGTGTGGCACTACAGTTGGCACTACATGTAAAGAGGTACTGATATATGACTCATGGTACACAAAGTGGGATCAAGCTACTCTGGGAATCATTAGAAAGCAGTTTCGATGTAATACTCAAAAGTATCAAAGTGGTTAA